ATTTTCGGGTGGGCAGCGTCGGCCATAACCGGCAGCGAAAGCAACGCCAGGGCGCCGGCAAACAGCGTGCGTTTTACGTTCTTCATGGTGGTGCGTCCTTTTATTTTTGTTTGAAAGACACGGCCTGACGATGAATATCGGGCTGGTGGAACTGTAGAGAATCAGCAGACGCAACGGACTACAGATTTGTCGCGCAAATGTCACAGCGCCCGCAGTCCCCATTGGCGATCAGCGATAGATAAATCGATTGACGACGTTTTCGAGCATTTCCTGCCGGCCGCTGACGGCTTGCGGATTCAGCTCGTGGGCGAAGGCGTGCTCGGCCAATGTCTGGAGATTGAACTCGCCTTCCAACACTGACTGGCCGAACGGCTGCTGCCAACCGGCGTAACGTTGATCCTTGAGCCGTTGAAGCTGGTCGTTCTGCACCATGGCGGCGGCCCGCTCAAGTGACAGGGCGAGAACGTCCATGGCGCCGACGTGACCGTGAAACAGATCGGTCTCATCGAGGCTCTGGCGGCGTACCTTGGAGTCGAAGTTGAACCCGCCATTGCCGAACCCGCCGGCCTTGAGTATTTCATAGGTGACCAGGGTCATTTCCTCGACGCTGTTGGGGAACTGATCGGTGTCCCAGCCGTTTTGCGGATCGCCCCGGTTGGCGTCGATGCTGCCGAAAATCCCCAGCGAGACGGCCGTCGCCACTTCGTGATGAAAACTGTGACCGGCCAGGGTCGCGTGGTTGGCCTCGATGTTGACCTTGATTTCCTTTTCCAGGCCGAACTGCTGGAGAAAACCGAACACCGTGGCGCTGTCGTAATCGTATTGGTGTTTGGTTGGCTCCTGCGGCTTGGGCTCAATCAGCAGGTCACCTTTGAAACCGATCTTGTACTTGTGCTCGACCACCATGCGCATGAAGCGACCCAGTTGTTCGCGCTCACGTTTCAAGTCGGTGTTGAGCAGGGTTTCATAGCCTTCGCGACCGCCCCACAACACATAGTTGGAGCCCTTGAGGCGTTGAGTCGCGTTCATGGCGCTGAAGACCTGGGCCGCGGCGCAGGCAAACACTTCAGGGTCCGGGTTGCTGGCGGCGCCGGCGGCAAAGCGCGGATTGCTGAAGCAGTTGGCGGTGCCCCACAACAGCTTGATCCCGCTTTCTTCCTGATGGCGTTCCAGGTGATCGACCATTTGGGCGAAGTGGTTGCGGTACTCCTTCAGCGAGTTGCCTTCGGGGGCGACATCCGTGTCGTGAAAGCAGTAGTAATCGATACCCAGCTTGGTGAAAAACTCGAACGCGGCCGCAGCCTTGCCAATGGCCATTTCCATCGGGTCACCGGCGTGTTGCCACGGGCGCTTGAATGTCCCTGCACCGAACACGTCGGAGCCCGGCCAGACAAAGGTGTGCCAATAGCAGGCAGCCATGCGCAGGTGTTCGCGCATGGGCTTGCCGAGGATGATTTTGTCGGCGTCGTAATGACGGAAGGCGAGGGGCGAATCGCTGGCAGGACCTTCGTAGCGAATCCGGTCGACATCGGGGAAGTACGGCATTGGCAATGTCCTTGTTGTTCTGGCTGTTGTTCTTGGGGCGTGTCCCGATACTAGCAACGGCCCCGTGCCTGCCGATTACGAAAATCACCAACACGGAGTGCGATTTTGCGTATTGAGATTCGCCCTCTGCGCGCCTAGTCTGTGCAGACCGCCTCTACGGCAAGGGGCCCGGAACAAGCATAAAAACAATGAAAACCGTACCGCCTGTTCACCGCATCGCCCTGTTATTCAACGGGAGCAAGATCTATGACCGCGGCATCATCAGCGGCATCGGCAACTACCTGAGCAGCACCCGCGCATCCTGGGATCTGTTCCTTGAAGAGGATTTTCTCTGCCGGTTGAAAGGCATCGAGCGCTGGCAAGGTGACGGGATCATTGCCGACTTCGACGACCCGCTGATTGGCGAGGCGCTGGCCGACATCAAGTTGCCCGTGGTGGCGGTGGGCGGTTCTTATCAGGATGAACGCGCCTATCCCAAAGGCATCCCGTACGTCGCGACTGACAATAACGCGCTGATCACCATGGCTTACGAGCACTTGATCGAGGCCGGGCTGCAACGGTTTGCCTGCTTCAGCCTGCCTGAGGCGCAGGCGAACCGATGGGCTCAGGAGCGCGAAAAGGCTTTCCTGCGATTGATGCAACGGGACGGCTTGCACGCCGAGGTCTATCGCGGCATGGGCACCAGTGCGCCGCTGTGGGACAGCGCCGTCGAACAGCTGATCGCCTGGCTTCAGAGCCTGCTCAAGCCCATTGGCATCATCGCGGTCAGTGACGCCCGCGCCCGGCAGTTGCTGCAAGCCTGCCTGACCGCCGGCATCGCCGTTCCGGAGCAGGTGGCGTTGATCGGCATCGACAACGACCCGCTGACCCGCAGCTTGACCCGGGTTCCCCTGAGTTCGGTGATCCAGGGCACCGAAACCATGGGCCGCACCGCCGCGCAACTGCTGCATCAGATGCTGCACGGCAAGCCATCAACGGGCGAGCATTTCCTGATCCCGCCTGAAGCGATCAACGTCCAGGTGTCAAGCTTGCATCAACCGTTGGGCAACCCTTACGTCATGCAGGCGCTGCTATTCATCCGCCAATATGCCTGCCAGGGCATCAAGACCGCTCAAGTGGCGGCTTATGTCGGCGTGTCGCGTTCATCGCTGGAGTCGCACTTTCGCGCGGTGCGTGGTTGCAGCGTGCATGACGAGATTCTGCGTTTCAAACTGGCGGCGGCCACTCGCGGGCTGGAAAAAACCGACACGCCGATTGCGGACGTCGCCCGCACGTGCGGTTTCAAATCCGCGCAGTACCTGCACACGGTGTTTCGCCGGGAGTTCGGGTGTACGCCCCGTGAGTATCAGCAGGGCGCCCGATAGACGGCCACTCAAAAGCGATCCAGCCGATAGGCCTCGCTCGACGGAAGAATACGCGCCGTGTACTGCGCCGACGGCAAAACCATCCCCCCAACCATCTCCGCCGTCACCGCCGCCTGCGTCAACCCCAAATGCTGATGCCCAAACGCAAGCAGCACCTTCCCGTCACACACCCGATCGATCACCGGCAACGAATCCGGCAGCGATGGCCGAAACCCCATCCACGGCGTGGCCGCGTCCACATTCAGATCCTTGCGAAACAACCCCTTGCTCAACCGATGCAACTGCCACGCGCGCCCCATGGTCGGTGGCGCTTCGAGGCCGGCGAATTCGACGGTGCCGGCCAGACGCAGCCCTTCGGACATTGGGGTCATGATGAATTTGCGTTCCAGCGAGGTGACGGGGAAGGGCAGTCGGTTGTGTTCGTGGGGCAGCATCAGGTGATAGCCGCGCTCGGTGTCCAGCGGGACGTTTTTGCCGGTCAGTGCGGCGGTGAGTTTGGCCGAGTGGGCGCCGCAGGCGATCAGCACCTGGCGAGCGGACAGGGTGCCGGTGCCGGTCATCAGGTTGACGCCATGCTCATGGAGTTGCCCGCCCTGAACCGTCTGCTTCACAAACTGCACGCCGCTGGTTTTCGCCGCTTCAACCAACTCACGCACGACGCGGTAGGGATTGATGAAATGCCCGGTGTTCGGGAAAAACAGTCCGCCCTGAATCTGTTCGCTGAGTTGCGGCGCGGTTTCGCGTATCGCACCGGCCTGCCACCAATCGACCGGCACCTGTTGCTGTTGCATGCGTCGCTGTAATGCTTCGAGGGCCGGACGCGAGTCGGGGCGTTCGAACACCAGCAGCGAACCTTCCATCTTCAGCAGGTCGGGGCGCTGAATGTCATTGAGCAAGCGCTGCCAGGCGTCGAGCGAACTTTCATTCAGCGCGCGCAATCCGGCAACGGTGCGCTGGAACGGCGCCGAGCGCAGGTTCAGCAATAGCCGCGCAAACCAGGGCAGGGCGCGGGGCAGGTATTTCCAGTCCAGGCGCAGCGGCCCCATCGGGTCCATGAGCATGGCGGGCAGGCGTTTGAGGATCGAGCTGTCGGCAATCGGGAACACCTGCTCGGTCGCCAGGTGCCCGGCGTTGCCGAACGAGGCGCCGTGGCCCGGTTCCTGCGGATCGATCACCACCACCCGCAAGCCCTGACGGGCCAGGCGCAGGGCGCTCGCGACGCCGATGATACCGGCGCCGACCACGGCGATGTCGTGCGGGTTATTCGGCATTTTTCGCGGTTTCCCTTTGGCCATCGAGCAAGCGACGCAGCGACAGTGGATTGGCGTGTTTGAGCGCGGTCGGCAGCAGGCTGTCGGGGAAATCCTGGTAGCAGACCGGGCGCAGGAAACGCAGGATCGCGGCCGTACCCACTGACGTGGTGCGCGAATCGGAAGTCGCCGGGAACGGCCCGCCATGCACCATCGCATCGCAGACTTCGACCCCGGTCGGCCAGCCGTTGACCAGCAGGCGCCCGGCCTTGCGCTCCAGGGTCGGCAGCAATGCGCGGGCCTGTTCCAGATCCTCGTCATCGAGATGCAGCGTGGCGGTCAGTTGGCCTTCCAGCTGTTCGAGCACTTGGCGGATTTCAGCGTCGCTGGCGCATTGCATGATCAAGGACGCGGCGCCGAAGGCTTCGGCCTGCAACGAATGATCGGCGAGGAAGTCGGCGGCGTCGGTGACGAACACATGAGTCTGGCCCTGATTCGGATCGGTTGCTTGTTGGCCGACAGCGGCAATCCGCGCCCGGGCATTTTCCGCCAGGGCATGCATGCTGGATTCGTAGGCGTTGAAGATCCCCGGCGTCAGCATGGTCTGCGCGGGGCTGCGCTGGATCAGTTCGGTTGTAGCGCCAATGAAGGCATCCAGCGCCGGCCCTTGGCGGGCAATGACCAGACCGGGATTGGTGCAGAACTGACCGGCGCCCAATGTCAGCGAAGCCACAAAACCTTGGGCCAATGCCTCGGCGCGATTGCGCAGCGCTGCTGGAAACAGCAACACCGGGTTGATCGAACTCATTTCCGCATACACCGGAATCGGCTCTGGCCGGGCTTGTGCTGCTTTAATCAGCGCGAGCCCGCCACTGCGCGATCCGGTGAAGCCGACGGCCTTGATCCGTGGATCGCTGACCAGCGCAATCCCCACTTCACGGCCGGAGCCGTACAACAACGAGAACACACCTTCCGGCAAACCACAGGCCTTGACCGCCCGCGCTACGGCGCGGCCGACCAGTTCGCTGGTGCCAGGATGGGCGCCGTGGGCCTTGACGATCACCGGGCAACCGGCGGCCAGCGCCGATGCGGTATCGCCACCGGCCACCGAGAACGCCAGTGGAAAGTTGCTCGCGCCAAACACGGCCACCGGGCCCAGTGGAATCTGCCGCTGACGCAGATCCGAACGCGGCATTGGCTGGCGCTGTGGTTGTGCGGTGTCGACTCGCACATCCAGCCATTCACCGGCCCGCACGGTGCGGGCAAACAACCGCAGTTGTTGGCAGGTGCGGCCCCGTTCCCCCAGCAGGCGCGGGCGCGGCAGGCCGGTTTCGGCCACGGCGCGGTCGATCAGTTCATCACCGAGCGCTTCGATTTCGCTCGCGATGGTTTCAATGAATTCGGCCCGTGCCTCGAGCGATGTCTCGCGATAACGGTCGAGCGCCGCCCAGGCCAGTGCGCAGGCCTGTTCGACATGTTCGGCGGAACCCCCGGCGTAAGCCGGCTCCAAAGGCGAGTTGGTGGCGGGGTTGATCCCGTGGATGACGTCGCGGTCGCCGGTGAGGGTTTGCTGACCGATCAGCAGTTGGCCCGTCAGAGTCATGGCGCATTCCTTATCAATAAAGCAGGTCACGAATAAGGCCCGCCGCCGCGGGTGGCGGCGGGCTTGAGCGCAGCGGCAGGTCAGGCGAAGTTCTGTTCCGCCGACCAGTTCTCGTACCAGTGACGGAACAGCGTGTACTGGGCTTCCGCGTAACGGCGTTGCGAGTCGCTGAGGGCATCGGTTTCGTTGAAATGCAGGGTGTATTCCTTGTCGCCGTTGAGCACCATCAGGTGTTTGTAATACAGCACCAGATCCGTGCCTTCGTCGAAGGACGACAGCACCGCCAGCGCCGATTCCAGCTCGCGGGCCTGACGTCGGGCCTTGGCGTCACCCTTGGCGGCCTGCTTGCTGAGGGCCACCAGTTGCAGCACTTCGCGGGGCAGGGCGTTGCCGATGCCGGTGATGGCGCCGGTGGCGTTGCAGTTGACGAAGCCGTGCACCACTTGGGTGTCGACACCGACCATCAGGGTCACGTCATCGTCCTTGGAGGTGATGTTTTCAGCGGCGTAGCGCAGATCGGCGCCGCCGCCGAACTCCTTGAAGCCGATCAGGTTCGGGTATTCACGGCGCAGCTCGAAGAACAGGTCGGCGCGGGTGGCGAAGCCGTAGTAAGGGCTGTTGTAGATCACCGCCGGGAGGTTCGGCGCGGCTTGCAGAATCGCCGCGAAGTGGGCTTTTTGCGCCGCCGCCGAAGCACCACGGGACAGCACCCGAGGAATGACCATCAAGCCCTGCGCGCCGACTTTGGCTGCGTGGGCCGCGTGGGACACCGCTTCCCGGGTGTTGACCGCGCCGGTGCCGACGATGGTCGGAATCCCGGCCGCCACCAGCCGCGCCACGCCTTCCTGACGCTCGGCTTCGGTGAGCAGCGGCCAGTCACCCATGGAGCCGCAATACACGACGGCGCTCATGCCGATGTCGATCAGCTCACGACCCTTGGCCACCAGCGCATCGAAGTCCGGTTTGCGCGCGGCGGTGCACGGGGTCATCAGGGCCGGCATGCAGCCGGTGAAGATGTTGTCGCTCATTATTGTTCTCCTTGGAACGGTCATTCAGAGGGGGTTGAAAATGCAGCGCGGCGGCTCAGATGCCCCACGCGAACGGATCGGTTTCGTCGATCAGCAACGTGCTGTCGGCGGTCATGTGGGCGCGGCCGGTGATGTAAGGGCGGATGCGCTCGCCTTCCCATTGAAAGCGGCCTTCGAACTGGCTGCCGGTGATGCTCGCCTGCACCCAGCGCTCGCCGGGCGCGAGTTTTTCGTCGGCGGCCAGGCAAGCGAGTTTGGCGCTGGTGCCGGTGCCGCAAGGGGAGCGGTCATAGGCTTTGCCGGGGCACATGACGAAATTGCGGCTGTCGGCCTCGGCGTCATCGGCGAACAGTTCGATGTGGTCGATGACCGCGCCGTCCTCGCCGTGGATGCCTTGCTCTTCGAGGGCCTTGAGCATTTTCCAGGTGAGGTCGGTCAGGGTTTCGACGTTGTCCAGCGTCAGCGTCTGGCCGTGTTCGGAGACCAGGAAAAACCAGTTGCCGCCGTAGGCGACGTCACCGAGGAAGCGGCCGTATCCCGGCACTTCCACCGCCACCTGCTTGCGTGAGCGATAGGCGGGCACGTTGCCGAGCGTCACGGCGCCGTCTTCATGCAATGTTGCGCTGACCGGGCCGACCGGCGTGTCGATCTTGTGCACGCCCGGCGCGATCAGCCCCAGGTGTTGCAGCGATGCAACGAGGCCGATGGTGCCGTGGCCGCACATGCCGAGGTAACCGGCGTTGTTGAAGAAAATCACGCCGCAGGTGGCGTCCGGCGACACCGGCTCGCAATACAGCGCGCCCACCAACACATCGTTGCCGCGCGGTTCCAGCAGGCAGGCGCGGCGCCATTGGTCATGCTGGTTGCGCAGGGCGTCGCGTTTCTCGGCCATGGTGCGGCCGGGCAGATCGGGAAAACCTTTCATCACCAGACGCGTGGGTTCGCCGCCGGTGTGGGAATCAATGACGTGTACTCGTTTCATGGACAGGTCCCGTTGAGTGATTTCAGTAAGCGCCGGCAGCGCGCGGGTTGGCAGCAGAAGCAGGGGACGTCGCAGCGACTTCGCTTTCATCCTCTTCCGATTCCAGGCGCAGCAGGTGTGCCGGTACGCCGGTGGCCGCGCCCCAGTAATAAATGCCCATCGCACAAGCCGCGACGACCAGGGTGTCGAACGGATGGGTGAGGATGCCCAGACCGCCGAAGGTGCCGAGTTTCGACAGGACGATGGTCACCGCGTAGAAGGCGATCAGCCACGCGGACGAGCGCACTTGCCGGGACAGGTTGAGGTGGGCGGTCGGCACGAAGCGGCCGCAGAGCAGGTAGACGACGAACATCAGGATTTGCAGGCCGAGTAGCCAGGACACAGTGTTCCAGCCCGACCAGTAAACGATCAGCGCAGCGATGATGAACGACACCGGCCCCAGCACGCCCATGCTCTTGACCCGGAACGGGCGCGGCATGTCGGGCGCATTGCGGCGCAGAGCGGCGACGGACACCGGCGCCACTGCGTAACTCAGCACCAGCGCGGCGGACACCACGTTGATCAACGCTTCCCAGGACGGGAACGGCAAGGTCCAGAACACCGACAGGGCGAAGGTCAGCCACAGCGCCGGACGCGGGATACCGGACTTCGCATCGATGTGGGTGAAGACCTTGAAGAACGTGCCGGTCTGCGCCCAGCCGTAGATCACCCGAGGCGTGGCGTTCATGTAGATGTTGCCGCAGCCGCTGGGGGAGATCACCGCATCGGCCACCACCAGATACGCCAGCCAGCCCACGCCCAGCGCCAGGGCGATGTCGCGGTACGGCAGGGCGAATTCCTTGGAAACCCCGGCCCAGCCATTGGCGAGCAATTCGGTCGGTATGCCGCCGAGGAAGGCGGTTTGCAGCAACACGTAGATCGCGGTGGAGAGCAGCACCGACAGGATCAGCGCAATCGGAATGGTGCGCTGGGGATTCTTCACTTCGCTGGCCACCGAGATGATCGGGGTCAGGCCGAGGTAGGCGAAGATCACGCCGCCGGCGGAGACCGCCATCTCGATGCCCGAGAGCCCGAACGGTGCGAAGCCTTGAACCTGAAAGTTCTCCGGTTTGAAGAAGGTGAACAGCACGCCGATCACCAGCAGCGGCACGATGAACTTGAACACGCTGACCAGATTGTTGGCCTTGGCGAAGGTCTTCACGCTGCGGTAGTTGAGGAGGAAGAACACGCAGAGCAGGCCGAACTGCACCAGCCAGCCGAGCAAGGTCGGATCACCGCTGCCAGCCTTGGTCAGGCCGGGAAACCACGCCGCCGCGTATTGGCGCGATGCAACCACCTCGATCGCCACCAGACTGGAAAACGCGATCAGCGTGATGAAACCCATCAGGTAACCGAGCAGCGGCCCGTGGCTGTAAACCGGGTAACGCACCACACCGCCAGCGCGGGGCAATGCCGCGCCGAGTTCGCAGTAGACGATGCCCAGCAGCAACACGGCGAACCCGCCCAGCAACCAGGAAAAAATCCCCGCCGGGCCGGCAATCGCCGACACGTGACTGGCCGCGAACAACCAGCCGGAACCGAAGATCGCCCCCAGTCCGATAAAGGTGAGGTCGATCAATGAAAGTTGTTTTTTGAACTTGCCTTGGCCTGACATGGCATCGCCTTCTTGTGAGTTATTGGATAGGCAGGTGTGAAGTCACTGGAACGGCTAAACAGTGAACTCATCGGGCGTCGGGCGATTGATGTTTTGCGCAGCTGCGGATGACGAAATCGGCACAGTTGCGAAGAAAGACAGCGGCGCTCGACACGCCGCAAACGTTGCTGCAATCTGCACGCGAACGCCTCAGGGCGGGCACGTTTTCGGGCCGATCCACTCACCGGGGAAGACCTTCACATGCAGAACGCGTTTGCGATCCTCTGTCAGGGCGATGAGCGCCATCGGCCGCATACCCTCGACGCACTGCTGGCGGGTGTGGCACCGCTGTTGCCGATGCTCGACGTGATTCCGAATGCGGCGATCTTCATCAAGGATGTGCAGGCGCGGTACGTCTTGGCCAATCACACGCTGGTGCAGCGCTGTGGCCTGAAAGACTTGAAACCGCTACTCGGGAAAACCAGTGCGCAGGTGTTTCCGGCGCAACTGGGGCCGGGTTATACCGAGCAGGATCGGCGGGTGCTGGAAGAGGGATTCGTGCTGGAGGAGCAGCTGGAACTGCACCTGTACGGCAGTCGCGAACCGGGCTGGTGCCTGACGCACAAACGTCCGCTGTACAACCGCGACGGTGAGATCATCGGCCTCGCGGGGATTTCGGTGGATCTGCAATCGGCCAGCGAAACCCACCCGGCCTTCGAGCGGCTGGCCGCCGTCGACGAACACATCCGCACGCATTTCAATCGGCGTGTCACCTTGGGCGAACTAACCCGGATCGCCGGTATTTCGGTGGCGCAACTGGAGCGCTACTGCAAACGGGTCTTCCACCTGACGCCGAGGCAGATGATCCAGAAAGTGCGGCTGGAACATGCCCATCGTTTGTTGCACACCGAGCTGCCGATCACCGAGGTGGCGCTGCAATGCGGCTACACCGATCACAGCGCTTTCACCCGCCAGTTCAAGGCGTCGACCGGGTTTACCCCGCGCCAGTACCGGCAGGCGACTGCCCAATGAATGTCCGGCCGCAGCGTCTAGACTCAATGGATCGCGGTCGTCTTTCGAGGGGGAAAACGGGATGAGCAGACCAGTCGCGCTTCACTGCTCGTCGTGGCTCTTGATCGGCTTCAGCGTGATGCTGGCTTCGGGATGCTCGAACAGAACGCATTACCCGGCATCAGGCGTTGGCGACAGCTGTTACGCCAAGGCGTTGCCGACGGTTGGGGAGGGCGGTCTGGCCTGGGGCTCCAGCCTGAACATGGCCCGGCAGAAATCCATGGCCAACTGCATGCGTTACGCCGGACGCTCCGGGGGAACGCCGGACACCTGTCAGGTGGTGTTGGCCAAGTGCAAGAATTGACGGTGTGATCCAGGCGCCACCTCAAAGGTCGGTGGCGCTGTTGTCTTCAGAGCAGAACTACCGCGCGCGTTTCAGTGATTGCGAAAGGGCCTGTCTGGCGATCAGTGAGGCAACATCCTTGGCACCGTAGCAGCGGAATTTGACACTGTAGGCGTCTGTGTCGAGACGGACGATCTTCGTCACGAAACCGCCTTCGACGGTGACCTTGCGGATCGTCGGCATCGGTATCTCGACATCCAGTGTCCCGTCCTGCGCCATGCGGTTCATGGCATTGGCATTCAAGTGAACGGTGTTTTCGGTGACGGTGACTCTGCCGCCCACCCACAATCCGCCATAGTGATTTTTGAATCCCTCAAGCACCCCGGCCAGTACGCCGACATTGCCGCTTCCCACGACCTCGTAGAATTCGCCCACATCGTCGTAGTTCACTTCAGCGTCGGTCACCAGAAAATTGGCCATCTTCGACTTCAATACTGCTTCGGCCATCCCTGCATCTCCCTTGTTCAAATCAATGTCCCGAATTTCAGCCGCCTGTTTACCTGACAAAAAACCAAATCGCCATGTGTTTCCTTCGTTCTTTCATACGTCGCAGTTGTCACTGTCCGTTCCCGCCTGTCTGGAGTTCACCCGATGCCTTCGCTCAAAACCCTGCCCGCTGCCTTGCTGGGGCTGGCCCTTGTCTGTCCGGTCAAGGCGCAATCCCAGGGGCTGGAACTGGGACAGGTGCTGATCGGGGCCGAGGATCAGAGCGGTGATGACCTGTCAGTGGAGGAGGCGAAGGCTCGTCTGGCCCAGGTGCCGGGTGGCAGCAACGTGGTCGATATGCGCCAGCCGTTGCAGGGCCGGGTCGCGAGCAATCAGGACGTGTTGGCGTATCAGCCCGGGGTGTATGCCCAGTCGGCAGGCAACGAAGGGGTGAAAATCTCGATTCGTGGCTCGGGCATCAACCGCGCTCCCGGCGCCCACGCCTCGGGGCTGTACACGATGCTCGACGGCCTGCCGCTGACCGGCCCCGGCGGTACGCCTTATGAATTATTGGAGCCGTTGTGGCTCGACCATGTGGAAGTCCTGCGTGGTGCCAACGGTTTTGATCGCGGCGCGCTGGCCCTTGGCGGCGCCGTCGATTACGTCAGCCACACCGGCTACAACGCGCCGCTGTTGAACGTTCGTTACGTCATGGGCAGCCACGGTTATGCCCAGCGACAAGTCAGCTCGGGTCAGGTGCTGGGCGATTTCGATTACTACCTGTCGATGACCGACGCGCATTCCGACGGTTATCAGGATCACACCGCCAGCAAGAGCCAGGGCGTGATTGCCAACTTCGGTTATCGCTTCAATCCGAATCTGGAAACCCGCTTCTACATCCGTCACCGCGAGACCGACAACGACCTCGCCGGGCGGGTGACCAAGCACTCCATCGAACACGATCCGCGCGCGGCCAACCAGGCCTACGTGACGCGCAACGACAGCCGCGATCAGCCCGGCAGCACCTTCATCGGCAACAAGACCACGTACTACATCGACGACGATTCGAGCATCCAGACCGGTCTGGTTTATCACGATTACCCGATGGATCTGCGCGAAGGTCCCAACCGCCTGAAAGTGGCGTACACCGATGTCAGCGGCACCTTCGACTACAAGCGCCGCGATACGCTCTGGGGAATGGAGAGCAACAGCACCGTGGGCCTGCGAGTGACCAAACACCTGCCCAACGACGGTGCCAGCGAACTGGTGCGGATTCCCGGCGGCAACACCGCCGGCTATGCACCGGGCACGCACATGCGCAACTTCACTTATCAGGGTTCGGATTCTGTCCTGCACGTGGGCAACGACCTGGAAATCGCCGACGACCTGTGGCTGACCACCGGCCTCGCCGCGATCTACACCCGCCGCGAAAGCGCGGTGACCTATCCGGAAGGTGGCGGCAAGACCAGCCTCGGCGACTGGGACTACGCACCACGTCTGGGCCTGCGCTATCAGGTGACGCCGGATCTGCAACTGTTCGGCAACCTCAGCCGTTCGGTCGAAGCGCCGCATCCGTGGTCGCTGATCTACAGCTCCAACGTACGCTTCCCGGCCGGCAGCGGCGCGGCCACCGGCACCCAGCGTGATCCGGTCAAGCTGCAGAACCAGACCGCGACCACCCTGGAACTCGGCGGCCGTGGCGACAGTGCGCTCGGCGAATGGAGTCTGGCGTGGTACTACGCCCAGG
The window above is part of the Pseudomonas fluorescens genome. Proteins encoded here:
- a CDS encoding APC family permease; this translates as MSGQGKFKKQLSLIDLTFIGLGAIFGSGWLFAASHVSAIAGPAGIFSWLLGGFAVLLLGIVYCELGAALPRAGGVVRYPVYSHGPLLGYLMGFITLIAFSSLVAIEVVASRQYAAAWFPGLTKAGSGDPTLLGWLVQFGLLCVFFLLNYRSVKTFAKANNLVSVFKFIVPLLVIGVLFTFFKPENFQVQGFAPFGLSGIEMAVSAGGVIFAYLGLTPIISVASEVKNPQRTIPIALILSVLLSTAIYVLLQTAFLGGIPTELLANGWAGVSKEFALPYRDIALALGVGWLAYLVVADAVISPSGCGNIYMNATPRVIYGWAQTGTFFKVFTHIDAKSGIPRPALWLTFALSVFWTLPFPSWEALINVVSAALVLSYAVAPVSVAALRRNAPDMPRPFRVKSMGVLGPVSFIIAALIVYWSGWNTVSWLLGLQILMFVVYLLCGRFVPTAHLNLSRQVRSSAWLIAFYAVTIVLSKLGTFGGLGILTHPFDTLVVAACAMGIYYWGAATGVPAHLLRLESEEDESEVAATSPASAANPRAAGAY
- a CDS encoding TonB-dependent receptor family protein, encoding MPSLKTLPAALLGLALVCPVKAQSQGLELGQVLIGAEDQSGDDLSVEEAKARLAQVPGGSNVVDMRQPLQGRVASNQDVLAYQPGVYAQSAGNEGVKISIRGSGINRAPGAHASGLYTMLDGLPLTGPGGTPYELLEPLWLDHVEVLRGANGFDRGALALGGAVDYVSHTGYNAPLLNVRYVMGSHGYAQRQVSSGQVLGDFDYYLSMTDAHSDGYQDHTASKSQGVIANFGYRFNPNLETRFYIRHRETDNDLAGRVTKHSIEHDPRAANQAYVTRNDSRDQPGSTFIGNKTTYYIDDDSSIQTGLVYHDYPMDLREGPNRLKVAYTDVSGTFDYKRRDTLWGMESNSTVGLRVTKHLPNDGASELVRIPGGNTAGYAPGTHMRNFTYQGSDSVLHVGNDLEIADDLWLTTGLAAIYTRRESAVTYPEGGGKTSLGDWDYAPRLGLRYQVTPDLQLFGNLSRSVEAPHPWSLIYSSNVRFPAGSGAATGTQRDPVKLQNQTATTLELGGRGDSALGEWSLAWYYAQVRHELLSVLPDANATTPYELNASPTVHQGVEASLLSNLWSANDGGKLSLRQAYTFSDFHYRDDDRFGDNRLPGLPMHYYQGELRYDFPQGFFAAVNTQLVSKTAVDYANSYYADPYATFGATLGYNAPKGDWQTWLDMRNLTDKHYAATVTPGYDDKGLDAARSTPGEGMAMYVGVSWSLL
- a CDS encoding AraC family transcriptional regulator produces the protein MQNAFAILCQGDERHRPHTLDALLAGVAPLLPMLDVIPNAAIFIKDVQARYVLANHTLVQRCGLKDLKPLLGKTSAQVFPAQLGPGYTEQDRRVLEEGFVLEEQLELHLYGSREPGWCLTHKRPLYNRDGEIIGLAGISVDLQSASETHPAFERLAAVDEHIRTHFNRRVTLGELTRIAGISVAQLERYCKRVFHLTPRQMIQKVRLEHAHRLLHTELPITEVALQCGYTDHSAFTRQFKASTGFTPRQYRQATAQ